A genomic stretch from Lathyrus oleraceus cultivar Zhongwan6 chromosome 2, CAAS_Psat_ZW6_1.0, whole genome shotgun sequence includes:
- the LOC127119076 gene encoding chaperonin 60 subunit beta 4, chloroplastic codes for MSSSSPSPVSATFFFSNPSSIRKPRTSPFSVLNTRAMAKDLYFNHDGSTTKKLLAGVELVAELLGVTLGPKGRNVVLHNKYGPPKIVNDGETVLKEIELEDPLENVGVKLVRQAGAKTNDLAGDGSTTSVVLAHGLIKEGAKVIAAGMNPVQIARGIEKTAIALVSELSLMSREVEDHELKDVAAVSAGNDYVVGNMISEALQQVGRRGVVTIEKGKCTDNSLEIVEGMQFDRGYLSPYFVTDRRKMTIELYNCKLLLVDKKIKNPKELLNILNSAVKEKYPILIVAEGIEQDALAPIIKNKLRGVLKVAAIKAPAFGERKSHYLEDIAILTGGTVIREDMGFTLEKASKDTLGSATKVVITKDSTLVVTDGSTRTAVEKRVSQLKSLVENTEENFQKKILNERIARLSGGIAILQVGAQTQVELKDKQLRIEDALNATKAAIEEGVVVGGGCSLLRLSKKVDGIKSLLDNEEQKIGAEIFKRALSYPTRMIAKNAGVNGNVVIDKVLSNDNMNFGYNAARDCYEDLMKARIMDPTKVVRCCIENAASVAKTFLTSNAVVIDRMEIQPLQRRRPMPIMPRKPMPIMPRKPMPSSGLGPIGF; via the exons ATGTCATCTTCTTCTCCATCCCCAGTATCTGCTACATTCTTCTTTTCTAATCCATCCTCAATCCGTAAACCCCGAACTTCACCTTTTTCTGTACTAAACACAAGAGCTATGGCTAAAGACCTTTATTTCAACCATGATGGTTCAACAACAAAGAAGCTTCTT GCAGGGGTGGAGTTAGTGGCAGAGCTCCTTGGTGTTACATTGGGCCCTAAAGGAAGAAATGTTGTATTGCATAACAAGTATGGCCCACCCAAGATAGTCAATGATGGAGAAACTGTTCTCAAAGAG ATTGAATTGGAAGATCCATTGGAAAATGTTGGAGTGAAATTGGTGAGACAAGCAGGGGCGAAAACCAATGATTTAGCTGGTGATGGCTCAACTACATCTGTTGTTCTTGCTCATGGCTTAATCAAAGAAGGAGCAAAA GTTATTGCAGCTGGAATGAATCCTGTCCAAATTGCCCGTGGGATTGAGAAGACAGCGATAGCACTTGTTTCTGAACTTAGTTTGATGTCTAGAGAA GTTGAAGATCATGAACTTAAAGATGTTGCAGCAGTCAGCGCGGGGAACGACTATGTAGTCGGAAACATGATTTCTGAGGCTTTGCAACAAGTAGGAAGAAGGGGAGTAGTAACAATTGAAAAAGGAAAGTGCACTGACAATAGTCTAGAGATCGTAGAAGGAATGCAATTTGATCGCGGATATCTTTCTCCATACTTCGTGACAGATAGAAGAAAGATGACCATTGAACTTTACAACTGCAAG TTGTTATTAGTTGACAAAAAGATCAAAAATCCAAAGGAACTGCTTAACATATTGAATAGTGCGGTAAAAGAGAAGTATCCAATTTTGATAGTTGCAGAAGGAATTGAGCAGGATGCTCTTGCTCCAATTATTAAAAATAAACTCAGAGGTGTGCTTAAGGTTGCTGCTATTAAGGCTCCTGCATTCGGTGAGCGCAAGAGTCACTATTTAGAGGATATTGCCATCTTGACGGGAG GTACTGTAATAAGAGAAGATATGGGTTTCACTTTGGAAAAGGCTAGCAAGGATACGCTCGGTTCTGCTACCAAGGTGGTCATAACAAAAGATTCTACATTAGTAGTCACTGATGGAAGTACTAGAACAGCCGTTGAGAAGAGGGTTTCTCAACTTAAGAGCCTTGTTGAG AATActgaagaaaattttcaaaagaaGATATTGAATGAAAGGATAGCAAGATTATCAGGGGGCATTGCCATTCTTCAG GTAGGTGCACAAACACAAGTTGAGTTGAAAGATAAACAATTAAGAATAGAAGATGCCTTAAATGCAACTAAG GCAGCAATTGAAGAAGGTGTAGTAGTTGGTGGTGGCTGTAGCCTTTTAAGGCTGTCCAAGAAGGTAGATGGCATAAAAAGTCTTTTGGACaatgaagagcaaaag ATTGGAGCTGAAATCTTCAAAAGAGCTTTGAGCTATCCTACAAGAATGATAGCAAAAAATGCCGGCGTAAATGGCAATGTTGTCATAGATAAG GTTTTATCAAATGATAACATGAATTTTGGTTACAATGCTGCTAGAGACTGTTATGAAGATCTCATGAAGGCTAGAATCATGGATCCAACAAAG GTAGTTAGGTGCTGTATAGAGAATGCGGCTTCTGTGGCCAAGACATTTCTAACATCAAATGCTGTTGTGATTGACCGCATGGAAATACAACCATTACAACGTAGAAGGCCCATGCCCATCATGCCTAGAAAGCCCATGCCCATCATGCCTAGAAAGCCCATGCCTAGCTCAG GTTTAGGACCAATAGGCTTTTAA